The Drosophila nasuta strain 15112-1781.00 chromosome 2L, ASM2355853v1, whole genome shotgun sequence genome window below encodes:
- the LOC132795773 gene encoding chorion transcription factor Cf2 isoform X2 encodes MLKSSLNTQELRLPRPEEHQHQQHQHLQQQEQPTHQVAAVIAHNTTSNNSTAATERTTAAAPATATGTGTAAAASSLNMDTLKTAFLPNLSMDQNVISHYCPMCHQQFERAQHAADHMQLCHGISLQTHETITTLEQQQQQQQHQQQQQQLKSLSYPCANCDDKFGSALEVDEHHRLTHQATAFLARCMVCSIYGVNSITQNPNEYKCTHCGAVCTAAMLAAGQQTFMEHQEAPVTPDDLPAIAPRDMRLTPEEQQHQQQQQLQQEQQLQQQQQQQQEQHHHQQLEQQQQQEQQQRQRELQEQQHQDDLSNPGTQKVPPLTVKLLKNGNGATVTHPQVIIKEEPLSLSDSGDVVNAVPVYAIQANPVGQQQPGAAAGATSSVLVSTQTVPADLAHKIRHKCPDCPKTFKTPGTLAMHRKIHTGEADATPKERPYTCSYCGKSFTQSNTLKQHTRIHTGEKPFRCGYCGRAFTVKDYLNKHLTTHTGEKPFHCGYCEKSFSVKDYLTKHIRTHTGEKPYTCPYCDKRFTQRSALTVHTTKLHPL; translated from the exons ATGTTAAAGTCTAGCCTCAATACACAGGAACTGCGTCTGCCACGTCCCGAGgaacaccaacaccaacaacaccaacacctacagcagcaggagcaaccGACGCATCAAGTGGCCGCTGTGAtagcacacaacacaacaagtAACAATTCAACAGCTGCAACTgaaagaacaacagcagcagcacccgcaacagcaacaggaacaggaacagctgcagcagccagcagcctcAACATGGATACGCTTAAGACAGCTTTTCTGCCTAATCTCAGCATGGATCAGAACGTGATCAGTCATTACTGCCCCATGTGCCATCAGCAGTTCGAGAGAGCCCAGCATGCCGCTGATCATATGCAGCTCTGTCACGGCATCTCGTTGCAAACGCACGAAACAATCACAACactggagcaacagcagcagcaacaacagcatcaacagcagcagcaacaattgaaGTCACTTAGCTATCCGTGTGCCAACTGTGATGACAAGTTTGGGAGCGCACTGGAGGTGGATGAACACCATCGATTGACGCACCAGGCAACGGCATTTTTGGCCCGTTGTATGGTCTGTAGCATTTATGGCGTCAATTCGATAACGCAGAATCCCAACGAATACAAATGCACGCATTGCGGCGCTGTTTGTACGGCAGCGATGTTGGCTGCTGGCCAGCAAACGTTTATGGAGCACCAGGAGGCGCCGGTGACACCAGATGATCTGCCAGCCATAGCGCCGCGTGATATGAGACTGACGCCCGAAgagcagcaacaccagcagcagcaacagttgcagcaggagcaacagttgcagcagcagcaacaacagcaacaggaacaacaCCATCACCAGCAactcgagcagcagcagcaacaggagcaacaacaacgacaaaggGAActgcaagagcagcagcatcaagaCGATCTAAGTAATCCGGGAACGCAAAAAGTGCCGCCACTGACGGTGAAGCTGCTAAAGAATGGCAATGGTGCGACAGTAACACATCCACAG GTGATCATCAAGGAGGAGCCGCTCAGTTTGAGCGATAGCGGCGATGTGGTCAATGCGGTGCCTGTCTATGCCATCCAAGCGAATCCAGTGGGACAACAACAGCCAGGCGCAGCAGCGGGTGCGACGAGCAGTGTGCTGGTTAGCACACAAACGGTGCCAGCGGATTTGGCGCACAAGATACGACACAAATGCCCCGATTGCCCCAAAACGTTCAAGACACCCGGCACGCTGGCCATGCACCGCAAGATTCACACGGGCGAAGCAGa cGCCACGCCCAAAGAACGCCCCTACACGTGCTCCTACTGCGGCAAGTCCTTCACTCAATCGAATACACTAAAACAGCACACTCGCATTCATACAGGTGAGAAACCATTTAGATGTGGCTATTGTGGCAGGGCGTTCACTGTTAAGGATTACCTGAACAAACATTTAACGACTCACACGG GTGAAAAGCCATTTCATTGTGGGTACTGTGAGAAGTCCTTTAGCGTGAAGGACTATCTCACGaaacacatacgcacacacaccggCGAAAAGCCGTACACCTGTCCGTATTGTGATAAACGATTCACGCAACGCAGCGCACTCACCGTGCACACGACAAAGCTGCATCCGCTCTAG
- the LOC132795773 gene encoding chorion transcription factor Cf2 isoform X1, whose amino-acid sequence MLKSSLNTQELRLPRPEEHQHQQHQHLQQQEQPTHQVAAVIAHNTTSNNSTAATERTTAAAPATATGTGTAAAASSLNMDTLKTAFLPNLSMDQNVISHYCPMCHQQFERAQHAADHMQLCHGISLQTHETITTLEQQQQQQQHQQQQQQLKSLSYPCANCDDKFGSALEVDEHHRLTHQATAFLARCMVCSIYGVNSITQNPNEYKCTHCGAVCTAAMLAAGQQTFMEHQEAPVTPDDLPAIAPRDMRLTPEEQQHQQQQQLQQEQQLQQQQQQQQEQHHHQQLEQQQQQEQQQRQRELQEQQHQDDLSNPGTQKVPPLTVKLLKNGNGATVTHPQFPLTQVIIKEEPLSLSDSGDVVNAVPVYAIQANPVGQQQPGAAAGATSSVLVSTQTVPADLAHKIRHKCPDCPKTFKTPGTLAMHRKIHTGEADATPKERPYTCSYCGKSFTQSNTLKQHTRIHTGEKPFRCGYCGRAFTVKDYLNKHLTTHTGEKPFHCGYCEKSFSVKDYLTKHIRTHTGEKPYTCPYCDKRFTQRSALTVHTTKLHPL is encoded by the exons ATGTTAAAGTCTAGCCTCAATACACAGGAACTGCGTCTGCCACGTCCCGAGgaacaccaacaccaacaacaccaacacctacagcagcaggagcaaccGACGCATCAAGTGGCCGCTGTGAtagcacacaacacaacaagtAACAATTCAACAGCTGCAACTgaaagaacaacagcagcagcacccgcaacagcaacaggaacaggaacagctgcagcagccagcagcctcAACATGGATACGCTTAAGACAGCTTTTCTGCCTAATCTCAGCATGGATCAGAACGTGATCAGTCATTACTGCCCCATGTGCCATCAGCAGTTCGAGAGAGCCCAGCATGCCGCTGATCATATGCAGCTCTGTCACGGCATCTCGTTGCAAACGCACGAAACAATCACAACactggagcaacagcagcagcaacaacagcatcaacagcagcagcaacaattgaaGTCACTTAGCTATCCGTGTGCCAACTGTGATGACAAGTTTGGGAGCGCACTGGAGGTGGATGAACACCATCGATTGACGCACCAGGCAACGGCATTTTTGGCCCGTTGTATGGTCTGTAGCATTTATGGCGTCAATTCGATAACGCAGAATCCCAACGAATACAAATGCACGCATTGCGGCGCTGTTTGTACGGCAGCGATGTTGGCTGCTGGCCAGCAAACGTTTATGGAGCACCAGGAGGCGCCGGTGACACCAGATGATCTGCCAGCCATAGCGCCGCGTGATATGAGACTGACGCCCGAAgagcagcaacaccagcagcagcaacagttgcagcaggagcaacagttgcagcagcagcaacaacagcaacaggaacaacaCCATCACCAGCAactcgagcagcagcagcaacaggagcaacaacaacgacaaaggGAActgcaagagcagcagcatcaagaCGATCTAAGTAATCCGGGAACGCAAAAAGTGCCGCCACTGACGGTGAAGCTGCTAAAGAATGGCAATGGTGCGACAGTAACACATCCACAG tTTCCTCTCACGCAGGTGATCATCAAGGAGGAGCCGCTCAGTTTGAGCGATAGCGGCGATGTGGTCAATGCGGTGCCTGTCTATGCCATCCAAGCGAATCCAGTGGGACAACAACAGCCAGGCGCAGCAGCGGGTGCGACGAGCAGTGTGCTGGTTAGCACACAAACGGTGCCAGCGGATTTGGCGCACAAGATACGACACAAATGCCCCGATTGCCCCAAAACGTTCAAGACACCCGGCACGCTGGCCATGCACCGCAAGATTCACACGGGCGAAGCAGa cGCCACGCCCAAAGAACGCCCCTACACGTGCTCCTACTGCGGCAAGTCCTTCACTCAATCGAATACACTAAAACAGCACACTCGCATTCATACAGGTGAGAAACCATTTAGATGTGGCTATTGTGGCAGGGCGTTCACTGTTAAGGATTACCTGAACAAACATTTAACGACTCACACGG GTGAAAAGCCATTTCATTGTGGGTACTGTGAGAAGTCCTTTAGCGTGAAGGACTATCTCACGaaacacatacgcacacacaccggCGAAAAGCCGTACACCTGTCCGTATTGTGATAAACGATTCACGCAACGCAGCGCACTCACCGTGCACACGACAAAGCTGCATCCGCTCTAG
- the LOC132795773 gene encoding chorion transcription factor Cf2 isoform X4, with product MLKSSLNTQELRLPRPEEHQHQQHQHLQQQEQPTHQVAAVIAHNTTSNNSTAATERTTAAAPATATGTGTAAAASSLNMDTLKTAFLPNLSMDQNVISHYCPMCHQQFERAQHAADHMQLCHGISLQTHETITTLEQQQQQQQHQQQQQQLKSLSYPCANCDDKFGSALEVDEHHRLTHQATAFLARCMVCSIYGVNSITQNPNEYKCTHCGAVCTAAMLAAGQQTFMEHQEAPVTPDDLPAIAPRDMRLTPEEQQHQQQQQLQQEQQLQQQQQQQQEQHHHQQLEQQQQQEQQQRQRELQEQQHQDDLSNPGTQKVPPLTVKLLKNGNGATVTHPQVIIKEEPLSLSDSGDVVNAVPVYAIQANPVGQQQPGAAAGATSSVLVSTQTVPADLAHKIRHKCPDCPKTFKTPGTLAMHRKIHTGEADATPKERPYTCSYCGKSFTQSNTLKQHTRIHTGEKPFHCGYCEKSFSVKDYLTKHIRTHTGEKPYTCPYCDKRFTQRSALTVHTTKLHPL from the exons ATGTTAAAGTCTAGCCTCAATACACAGGAACTGCGTCTGCCACGTCCCGAGgaacaccaacaccaacaacaccaacacctacagcagcaggagcaaccGACGCATCAAGTGGCCGCTGTGAtagcacacaacacaacaagtAACAATTCAACAGCTGCAACTgaaagaacaacagcagcagcacccgcaacagcaacaggaacaggaacagctgcagcagccagcagcctcAACATGGATACGCTTAAGACAGCTTTTCTGCCTAATCTCAGCATGGATCAGAACGTGATCAGTCATTACTGCCCCATGTGCCATCAGCAGTTCGAGAGAGCCCAGCATGCCGCTGATCATATGCAGCTCTGTCACGGCATCTCGTTGCAAACGCACGAAACAATCACAACactggagcaacagcagcagcaacaacagcatcaacagcagcagcaacaattgaaGTCACTTAGCTATCCGTGTGCCAACTGTGATGACAAGTTTGGGAGCGCACTGGAGGTGGATGAACACCATCGATTGACGCACCAGGCAACGGCATTTTTGGCCCGTTGTATGGTCTGTAGCATTTATGGCGTCAATTCGATAACGCAGAATCCCAACGAATACAAATGCACGCATTGCGGCGCTGTTTGTACGGCAGCGATGTTGGCTGCTGGCCAGCAAACGTTTATGGAGCACCAGGAGGCGCCGGTGACACCAGATGATCTGCCAGCCATAGCGCCGCGTGATATGAGACTGACGCCCGAAgagcagcaacaccagcagcagcaacagttgcagcaggagcaacagttgcagcagcagcaacaacagcaacaggaacaacaCCATCACCAGCAactcgagcagcagcagcaacaggagcaacaacaacgacaaaggGAActgcaagagcagcagcatcaagaCGATCTAAGTAATCCGGGAACGCAAAAAGTGCCGCCACTGACGGTGAAGCTGCTAAAGAATGGCAATGGTGCGACAGTAACACATCCACAG GTGATCATCAAGGAGGAGCCGCTCAGTTTGAGCGATAGCGGCGATGTGGTCAATGCGGTGCCTGTCTATGCCATCCAAGCGAATCCAGTGGGACAACAACAGCCAGGCGCAGCAGCGGGTGCGACGAGCAGTGTGCTGGTTAGCACACAAACGGTGCCAGCGGATTTGGCGCACAAGATACGACACAAATGCCCCGATTGCCCCAAAACGTTCAAGACACCCGGCACGCTGGCCATGCACCGCAAGATTCACACGGGCGAAGCAGa cGCCACGCCCAAAGAACGCCCCTACACGTGCTCCTACTGCGGCAAGTCCTTCACTCAATCGAATACACTAAAACAGCACACTCGCATTCATACAG GTGAAAAGCCATTTCATTGTGGGTACTGTGAGAAGTCCTTTAGCGTGAAGGACTATCTCACGaaacacatacgcacacacaccggCGAAAAGCCGTACACCTGTCCGTATTGTGATAAACGATTCACGCAACGCAGCGCACTCACCGTGCACACGACAAAGCTGCATCCGCTCTAG
- the LOC132795773 gene encoding chorion transcription factor Cf2 isoform X3, producing MLKSSLNTQELRLPRPEEHQHQQHQHLQQQEQPTHQVAAVIAHNTTSNNSTAATERTTAAAPATATGTGTAAAASSLNMDTLKTAFLPNLSMDQNVISHYCPMCHQQFERAQHAADHMQLCHGISLQTHETITTLEQQQQQQQHQQQQQQLKSLSYPCANCDDKFGSALEVDEHHRLTHQATAFLARCMVCSIYGVNSITQNPNEYKCTHCGAVCTAAMLAAGQQTFMEHQEAPVTPDDLPAIAPRDMRLTPEEQQHQQQQQLQQEQQLQQQQQQQQEQHHHQQLEQQQQQEQQQRQRELQEQQHQDDLSNPGTQKVPPLTVKLLKNGNGATVTHPQFPLTQVIIKEEPLSLSDSGDVVNAVPVYAIQANPVGQQQPGAAAGATSSVLVSTQTVPADLAHKIRHKCPDCPKTFKTPGTLAMHRKIHTGEADATPKERPYTCSYCGKSFTQSNTLKQHTRIHTGEKPFHCGYCEKSFSVKDYLTKHIRTHTGEKPYTCPYCDKRFTQRSALTVHTTKLHPL from the exons ATGTTAAAGTCTAGCCTCAATACACAGGAACTGCGTCTGCCACGTCCCGAGgaacaccaacaccaacaacaccaacacctacagcagcaggagcaaccGACGCATCAAGTGGCCGCTGTGAtagcacacaacacaacaagtAACAATTCAACAGCTGCAACTgaaagaacaacagcagcagcacccgcaacagcaacaggaacaggaacagctgcagcagccagcagcctcAACATGGATACGCTTAAGACAGCTTTTCTGCCTAATCTCAGCATGGATCAGAACGTGATCAGTCATTACTGCCCCATGTGCCATCAGCAGTTCGAGAGAGCCCAGCATGCCGCTGATCATATGCAGCTCTGTCACGGCATCTCGTTGCAAACGCACGAAACAATCACAACactggagcaacagcagcagcaacaacagcatcaacagcagcagcaacaattgaaGTCACTTAGCTATCCGTGTGCCAACTGTGATGACAAGTTTGGGAGCGCACTGGAGGTGGATGAACACCATCGATTGACGCACCAGGCAACGGCATTTTTGGCCCGTTGTATGGTCTGTAGCATTTATGGCGTCAATTCGATAACGCAGAATCCCAACGAATACAAATGCACGCATTGCGGCGCTGTTTGTACGGCAGCGATGTTGGCTGCTGGCCAGCAAACGTTTATGGAGCACCAGGAGGCGCCGGTGACACCAGATGATCTGCCAGCCATAGCGCCGCGTGATATGAGACTGACGCCCGAAgagcagcaacaccagcagcagcaacagttgcagcaggagcaacagttgcagcagcagcaacaacagcaacaggaacaacaCCATCACCAGCAactcgagcagcagcagcaacaggagcaacaacaacgacaaaggGAActgcaagagcagcagcatcaagaCGATCTAAGTAATCCGGGAACGCAAAAAGTGCCGCCACTGACGGTGAAGCTGCTAAAGAATGGCAATGGTGCGACAGTAACACATCCACAG tTTCCTCTCACGCAGGTGATCATCAAGGAGGAGCCGCTCAGTTTGAGCGATAGCGGCGATGTGGTCAATGCGGTGCCTGTCTATGCCATCCAAGCGAATCCAGTGGGACAACAACAGCCAGGCGCAGCAGCGGGTGCGACGAGCAGTGTGCTGGTTAGCACACAAACGGTGCCAGCGGATTTGGCGCACAAGATACGACACAAATGCCCCGATTGCCCCAAAACGTTCAAGACACCCGGCACGCTGGCCATGCACCGCAAGATTCACACGGGCGAAGCAGa cGCCACGCCCAAAGAACGCCCCTACACGTGCTCCTACTGCGGCAAGTCCTTCACTCAATCGAATACACTAAAACAGCACACTCGCATTCATACAG GTGAAAAGCCATTTCATTGTGGGTACTGTGAGAAGTCCTTTAGCGTGAAGGACTATCTCACGaaacacatacgcacacacaccggCGAAAAGCCGTACACCTGTCCGTATTGTGATAAACGATTCACGCAACGCAGCGCACTCACCGTGCACACGACAAAGCTGCATCCGCTCTAG
- the LOC132795764 gene encoding serine/threonine-protein kinase RIO3, which yields MSSPWSKVASEPVQTASLADIMSEQYAHQLHDKELQQQQKKQTQKQPQQSPTPASYSDVAGTSHSATAAASNDADEWEDYSILLSGGMDKETLPPEVLKLLEDEEESDAVIAQMLQSQFDHEYNEELRRIERQQNKQSKVTVTLNKFLRSGDAEFLHDTEADEDDEEDELYRQKRDWDRFETNEKMLDAIPKCGFKVDKEGEMITKHDPQLCGVRNAQRVMSFPPEFPTGDGACFDMKLSNKVFNQLKAYSRRGRADRKEKVATAEMGVDAATRLLLYKLINNQILEQINGIISTGKEAVILHANSDASYTGTNEHGHGNGVLMPPELLPKECAIKIFKTTLNEFKQRDRYIKDDYRFKDRFSKQNHRVIINMWAEKEMHNLMRMQSIGLNVPDVVVLKKHVLVMRFIGDNHNAAPKLKDARLTVAELSCAYEEIVAAMHKLYNEAKLVHADLSEYNILWYEDKCWFIDVAQSVEPEHPSALEFLMRDCGNIVNFFEKRGLSNIYTKEQLFESITALNAEKHNTAMLERIHTKGASINQATVPNQQECPDELKPLDYPFELAWEKSQQEREAAAALQELKLEAEAEKLEDNDDDKKLQDNDNNTAKQEQQ from the exons ATGTCGTCGCCATGGTCCAAAGTGGCCAGTGAGCCCGTGCAGACAGCAAGTCTGGCCGATATTATGTCCGAGCAATATGCACATCAACTGCATGACAAAGAActccaacaacagcaaaagaaacaaacccaaaagcagccacagcaatcTCCAACTCCAGCGAGTTACTCCGATGTGGCAGGCACATCTCACAGTGCAACAGCTGCGGCTTCCAACGATGCTGATGAATGGGAAGATTATTCCATTCTACTCTCTGGTGGCATGGACAAAGAGACGCTGCCTCCCGAGGTGTTGAAGCTGCTGGAGGATGAAGAAGAGTCGGATGCAGTCATAGCGCAGATGCTGCAGTCTCAGTTCGATCACGAGTACAACGAGGAGTTGCGTCGCATAGAGCGTCAGCAAAATAAACAGTCCAAAGTCACTGTGACCCTCAACAAATTTCTGCGCAGCGGCGATGCGGAATTTCTGCACGACACAGAGGCGGACGAGGACGACGAAGAGGATGAGTTGTATCGTCAAAAGCGGGATTGGGATCGCTTTGAGACAAATGAAAAGATGTTGGACGCCATACCCAAGTGTGGCTTCAAAGTAGACAAAGAGGGCGAAATGATAACCAAGCATGATCCACAGCTATGCGGTGTGCGTAATGCCCAGAGAGTGATGTCGTTTCCACCTGAGTTTCCCACCGGCGATGGCGCCTGCTTCGACATGAAGCTGTCCAATAAA GTCTTCAATCAGCTGAAGGCGTATTCGCGACGTGGACGCGCCGATCGTAAGGAGAAAGTGGCCACCGCCGAGATGGGGGTCGATGCTGCCACACGTCTGCTGCTCTACAAGCTTATCAACAATCAGATACTCGAACAGATCAATGGTATCATCTCCACCGGCAAAGAGGCGGTCATCCTGCATGCCAATTCAGATGCCAGCTACACAGGCACCAATGAGCATGGACATGGCAATGGTGTGTTGATGCCGCCCGAGCTGTTGCCCAAGGAGTGCGCCATCAAGATATTCAAGACAACACTGAATGAGTTCAAGCAGCGGGATCGTTACATTAAGGATGACTACAGGTTTAAGGATCGTTTCAGCAAGCAGAATCATCGTGTCATCATCAACATGTGGGCCGAGAAGGAAATGCACAATTTGATGCGCATGCAAAGCATTGGACTCAATGTGCCCGATGTTGTCGTTCTGAAGAAGCATGTGCTTGTCATGCGCTTCATAGGTGACAATCACAATGCGGCGCCCAAGCTTAAGGATGCTCGTCTCACGGTCGCCGAGCTCAGCTGCGCCTACGAGGAAATTGTGGCAGCCATGCACAAGTTGTACAATGAGGCCAAGTTGGTGCATGCCGATCTCAGTGAATACAACATATTGTGGTACGAGGACAAATGCTGGTTTATCGACGTCGCTCAAAGTGTGGAGCCCGAACATCCCAGCGCCTTGGAGTTCCTAATGCGTGACTGCGGCAACATTGTCAACTTCTTTGAGAAGCGTGGACTCTCCAACATCTACACGAAGGAGCAGCTCTTTGAGTCGATTACCGCGCTCAATGCGGAAAAGCATAATACAGCGATGCTGGAGCGCATTCACACAAAAGGCGCGTCCATCAATCAGGCAACTGTTCCCAATCAACAGGAGTGTCCCGATGAACTGAAGCCTCTGGACTATCCCTTCGAATTGGCCTGGGAGAAGTCTCAGCAGGAACGCGAAGCTGCCGCAGCTCTGCAAGAATTGAAGCtggaagctgaagctgagaaGTTGGAGGATAACGATGATGATAAGAAATTGCAggacaacgataacaacactGCCAAGCAAGAACAACAGTGA
- the LOC132795824 gene encoding uncharacterized protein LOC132795824: MPYLYGIADTKFLVKKSSKVETANVSKTFLPPVKFRRNHVIPERIKFNPHEWPIQFRISAATLVELCINVVDKMPISSVYEWDDMDIRRWICRYGYPQYMNTFRINMISGRKLLLLDADALQAMNIKDFDHIRHISYGIRMLFHFELTKFSHSISLPDEKPNELYLLWHTQTGVGYDKVRRSDLYRRMKLIRERALNLDHWDMLEMWLRRERERKYTELIALVPRVNLFGCPKDETITQHVIPESLSERLCDLCIPPCDCNWTAKDTLLPWRLSCLRKGLPPSHSRWVANERKCKLCIPPCECSWPSRYYLTGTVIKCLQHNFPEKFSPIFDERITTVVRPSLIERWTRFSF; encoded by the exons ATGCCGTATCTTTATGGCATAGCGGACACCAAGTTTCTGGTCAAGAAGAGCAGCAAGGTCGAGACGGCAAATGTTAGCAAAACTTTTCTGCCACCCGTCAAGTTCCGACGCAATCATGTCATACCCGAACGCATCAAGTTCAATCCACATGAGTGGCCCATTCAGTTTCGCATCAGTGCAGCGACTCTCGTCGAGCTCTGCATCAATGTTGTGGACAAAATGCCAATATCATCGGTCTATGAATGGGATGACATGGACATAAGACGTTGGATATGCCGCTATGGCTATCCGCAGTACATG AACACCTTCCGGATCAACATGATCAGCGGCAGaaaactgttgctgctggacgCCGATGCCTTGCAAGCGATGAATATCAAGGATTTCGATCACATTCGCCACATCAGTTATGGCATTCGCATGCTCTTCCACTTTGAGTTGACCAAGTTCTCGCACAGCATTTCGCTGCCCGACGAGAAGCCCAACGAGCTCTATTTGCTGTGGCACACACAAACGGGTGTGGGTTACGATAAAGTGCGCCGATCGGATTTGTATAGACGCATGAAGCTAATACGTGAGCGTGCCCTCAATCTCGATCATTGGGACATGCTTGAAATGTGGCTGCGACGTGAACGTGAACGCAAATACACTGAATTGATTGCCCTGGTGCCGCGTGTCAATCTGTTCGGGTGCCCCAAGGATGAGACGATCACGCAGCATGTGATACCCGAGAGTCTGTCGGAACGTTTGTGTGATCTCTGCATTCCACcctgcgactgcaactggaCAGCGAAGGACACCTTGCTGCCTTGGCGTTTGAGTTGCCTGCGTAAGGGATTGCCGCCTTCGCACAGTCGTTGGGTGGCCAACGAGCGGAAGTGCAAGCTCTGCATACCGCCCTGCGAATGCAGTTGGCCATCGCGTTATTATCTCACCGGTACAGTCATCAAGTGTCTGCAGCACAATTTCCCCGAGAAGTTTTCGCCCATCTTCGATGAACGCATCACGACGGTGGTGCGTCCCAGCTTGATAGAACGTTGGACTCGTTTCTCATTTTAG